A genomic segment from Neodiprion lecontei isolate iyNeoLeco1 chromosome 1, iyNeoLeco1.1, whole genome shotgun sequence encodes:
- the LOC107224845 gene encoding uncharacterized protein LOC107224845 produces the protein MLTRNSAGSNQRRSSILKPPKSRQPFQDLDFNASSSETSPDSIKKRRVSFAEKKHVKEFCDHKEQGTIWDNTYEEADQNISKSMETTNENINSNNLDIENNKSVEIGMREMGSAFVCNEHESMHTDACTTMDQNNPIYSLTKVFSNSATDIQFTDVIACSRGNLNHLMSQTIFCNDVDLDTTEMVGGIEQTVSVRRAIDSQSTYTAIEKDIKKHESTMLFNDSDGEMKFTQVISGKNMQFSTPIKIVPHSEKVNIESPIENQTIIFDDSGMDLTLTKSHSNPGLDKENNMTINSKATHNDEQHIKNNLESNCCMNEHEVARAINKTVFFNDFSCDITKAIGNVRHLLPVRNLSEDKMASRRMAPVSNECQTSCKTLLDKSVEYQLNNVPFMTKDIRILSKHCDQELKMSKKSEEDTAKLRDKTIFFNDIGCEMTEAIDTLRTGPDQNRNSSDTNDVQRVMKFELPVSKQHENMAKLRDKTIFFSDIGCEMTEAIDTLRTGPDQNRNSSDINDIQHIIPFELPMSEQHENNLMLQKFKRSDNLFSTSKPSSIESAPELVVENKDQTNSCDDSCMEFTTAITTAKNIEDDRDENLILEINHPALFNNCNIDTTQINPELHVEEQITHLGTDSISVEIETQEPQNEINRIPRESTRNIENNERCDSSENERAEHDAGIISSPSIALDNLNAEVNVKEQDLSFNTGIMSSEPQFSKKRKSDEGMEIMETSKSSDQMLLNKNSENGLVQHLVDNELVNTSNDSLSNMITPRSKRLKIASPNAEENCVFTKEYSVTKNLELQENTSFQVINAPPSRNTVMHESQSTISIDRTIGSNCVSDVADEKQKSSEEMTTTIPAPNFCEDPEILMISQNDDSKPAASLTQTKDVISGKEYSFIEAKGTDPYSDSDLEITELPHVCEEQKPASVECDKSSQSFLMPKKCVEYNDNCCFVMFSEELAKYAQRDNCIWEIRSLDTEKVIIDFISKSLVVIINLEANKELTAPYLITHIRIISLLPDSADDDISLVHNILLKKLDPEHLKLVHRTTQGILPLLDLISNKVKLLIDFMYEFDKLRDFHAITRSGNRISFQLHSYKVQLVIKVTVDLEQFEDIRPNDVTVECLLGNIKEKDIKQLITGVKKDHRFLTRWIDAVKEYIALVVEK, from the exons AT GCTCACCCGAAATTCTGCTGGTAGTAACCAACGACGATCTTCG ATCCTTAAGCCACCAAAATCTCGACAGCCATTTCAAGATTTGGATTTCAATGCTTCATCATCTGAGACAAGTCCAGATAGTATAAAGAAGAGACGTGTAAGCTTTGCCGAAAAGAAGCACGTCAA AGAATTTTGTGACCACAAGGAGCAGGGTACAATTTGGGATAATACTTACGAAGAAGCTGATCAGAATATCTCAAAGTCGATGGAAACTACAAATGAGAATATAAACAGTAACAATCTGGATATAGAAAACAACAAAAGTGTAGAGATCGGAATGAGAGAAATGGGTTCTGCATTTGTTTGCAATGAACATGAGTCAATGCATACCGACGCATGTACAACCATGGATCAAAATAATCCAATCTATTCTTTGACCAAAGTATTTTCCAACTCAGCCACGGACATTCAATTTACCGATGTCATTGCCTGTAGTCGTGGAAATCTGAACCATTTAATGTCTCAAACAATATTTTGCAACGATGTTGATTTGGACACAACTGAGATGGTTGGTGGGATCGAGCAGACAGTTTCTGTCAGAAGAGCCATTGACTCTCAATCGACATATACAGCTATTGAGAAAGACATTAAAAAACATGAAAGTACCATGCTTTTTAATGACAGTGACGGCGAGATGAAGTTCACCCAAGTTATCAGTGGTAAAAATATGCAGTTTTCAACACCTATCAAGATAGTTCCACATTCAGAAAAGGTGAATATAGAATCTCCTATAGAAAATCAGACTATAATATTTGATGACTCAGGGATGGATCTGACTTTGACAAAATCACACTCAAATCCGGGCttagataaagaaaataatatgacGATCAACTCCAAAGCTACTCATAATGATGAGCAACACATTAAGAATAATTTAGAAAGCAATTGTTGTATGAACGAACATGAAGTTGCTCGGGCCATCAACAAGactgtatttttcaatgattttagttGCGACATAACAAAAGCTATCGGTAATGTAAGACACTTGTTGCCTGTCAGGAATTTATCTGAAGATAAGATGGCATCACGAAGAATGGCGCCTGTGTCTAATGAATGTCAGACTTCCTGTAAGACTTTACTGGACAAATCTGTTGAATATCAACTCAACAATGTACCTTTTATGACAAAAGACATCAGGATACTGTCAAAGCATTGTGATCAGGAGTTAAAAATGTCTAAAAAGTCTGAAGAAGATACGGCAAAATTAAGGGATAAAACTATTTTCTTTAATGACATTGGCTGCGAAATGACAGAGGCAATCGATACATTAAGAACTGGTCCAGATCAGAATAGAAATTCTAGCGATACAAATGATGTGCAGCGTgtcatgaaatttgaattgcCTGTGAGTAAACAACATGAAAATATGGCAAAATTAAGGGATAAAACTATTTTCTTCAGTGACATTGGCTGCGAAATGACAGAAGCAATCGATACATTGAGAACTGGTCCAGATCAGAATAGAAATTCTAGCGATATAAATGACATACAGCATATTATACCATTTGAATTGCCTATGAGTGAACaacatgaaaataatttaatgttaCAGAAATTTAAAAGATCTGACAATCTTTTTTCTACCAGTAAGCCCAGCAGCATAGAATCTGCACCGGAATTAGTAGTTGAAAATAAGGATCAGACAAACTCATGCGATGACTCGTGTATGGAATTTACTACAGCAATTACTACAGCTAAAAACATAGAAGATGACAGAGATGAAAATCTTATATTGGAAATCAATCATCCTGCACTATTTAATAATTGCAATATTGATACTACCCAGATAAATCCGGAATTACATGTAGAAGAGCAAATCACGCATTTGGGCACTGATTCAATTTctgttgaaattgaaactcAAGAACCACAGAATGAAATAAACCGAATACCTAGAGAGAGCAcgagaaatattgaaaacaacGAACGCTGTGATTCCTCAGAGAACGAAAGAGCTGAACACGATGCTGGCATCATCAGCTCTCCGAGCATAGCTCTGGATAATCTTAACGCCGAAGTGAACGTAAAAGAGCAAGATTTGTCGTTCAACACAGGCATCATGTCAAGTGAACCACAATTCAGTAAGAAGAGGAAGTCGGATGAGGGTATGGAAATTATGGAAACAAGCAAATCATCGGATCAAATGTTGCTAAACAAAAACTCTGAGAATGGCTTAGTACAGCATTTAGTTGATAACGAATTGGTCAATACAAGTAACGACAGTCTGTCTAATATGATTACTCCGAGGTCTAAACGGCTTAAGATAGCAAGTCCCAATGCTGAAGAAAACTGTGTATTCACCAAAGAATACTCTGTCACTAAAAACTTGGAGTTGCAGGAAAATACGAGTTTCCAAGTGATCAACGCACCTCCATCAAGAAATACAGTTATGCATGAATCACAAAGCACAATATCTATAGATAGAACGATCGGAAGCAATTGTGTTAGTGATGTTGCTGACGAAAAGCAAAAAAGCAGCGAAGAGATGACTACTACAATTCCTGCTCCAAATTTCTGTGAAGATCCTGAAATCTTGATGATTAGTCAGAATGACGATTCAAAACCTGCAGCTTCACTGACTCAGACTAAAGATGTCATCAGCGGGAAGGAATATTCTTTCATAGAAGCAAAAGGAACAGACCCATATTCCGATTCAGATTTGGAAATTACGGAGCTGCCGCATGTTTGTGAGGAACAGAAACCAGCCTCAGTAGAGTGTGATAAAAGTTCGCAAAGTTTCTTGATGCCAAAGAAATGTGTGGAGTACAATGACAATTGTTGCTTTGTGATGTTCAGTGAAGAACTTGCGAAGtatgctcaaag AGATAATTGCATTTGGGAAATAAGGTCACTGGATACAGAAAAAGTCATAATCGACTTTATTTCAAAATCCCTCGTCGTCATAATAAATCTTGAAGCAAATAAAGAGTTGACTGCACCTTATCTAATTACACATATTAGAATAATTTCACTTCTCCCGG ATTCTGCAGACGATGATATTTCTCTGGTCCATAATATACTATTAAAAAAACTCGATCCTGAGCATTTGAAATTGGTACATCGAACAACGCAGGGTATTTTACCTTTGCTAGACTTGATTTCAAACAAAGTGAAATTACTGATAGATTTTATGTACGAGTTTGATAAGCTGCGGGATTTTCATGCGATAACAAGATCGGGAAATAG GATATCGTTTCAACTTCATAGCTACAAAGTACAACTGGTGATAAAAGTTACTGTAGATCTTGAGCAATTTGAAGATATTAGGCCAAATGACGTAACCGTGGAATGTCTTTTAGGTAACATAAA agaaaaagatatcAAGCAATTAATCACCGGTGTGAAAAAGGATCACAGATTCTTGACCAGATGGATCGACGCCGTTAAGGAGTATATCGCGTTAGTTGTCGAAAAATGA
- the LOC107224848 gene encoding DET1- and DDB1-associated protein 1: protein MSVAEFLKGLPSHDENNFANFHTDNGNRTCVKRPSVYLPTKDYPSEQIIVTEKTTILLRYLHQQWDKKSADKKRELLSGGGESQEEVTATRNKRPRLDLNNAL from the exons ATG tcTGTTGCGGAATTTCTCAAAGGATTGCCGTCACATGATGAAAACAACTTTGCTAATTTTCATACAGATAATGGAAATCGAACTTGTGTCAAGAGACCATCGGTGTATCTGCCTACTAAGGACTACCCATCCGAACAAA tCATTGTGACTGAGAAGACAACTATTCTCCTGAGGTATCTTCACCAACAGTGGGACAAAAAG AGTGCCGATAAAAAAAGAGAGCTCTTGTCCGGCGGTGGAGAGTCTCAAGAAGAAGTAACAGCGACGCGCAACAAGAGGCCAAGACTTGACTTGAACAACGCACTCTAA